From a single Clupea harengus chromosome 24, Ch_v2.0.2, whole genome shotgun sequence genomic region:
- the LOC116218976 gene encoding junction plakoglobin-like, which translates to MFTPVSTKLNCLSLYQDGVRMEEIVEGCTGALHILARDPANAADITSMETIPLFVHKEPLLYSPVDNVKCMAAGVLPLRELLHSSNEGIATYAAAVLFRISEDKTADYRKRVSVELTHSLFKHDPAA; encoded by the exons atgttcacaccTGTATCAACCAAAttaaactgtctctctctctatcaggaTGGTGTGAGGATGGAGGAGATTGTGGAGGGCTGCACAGGAGCTCTGCACATCCTGGCCCGAGACCCGGCCAACGCCGCCGACATCACATCCATGGAGACCATCCCCCTGTTTGTGCACAAGGAGCCT ctgctGTACTCTCCAGTGGATAACGTAAAGTGCATGGCTGCTGGGGTGCTGCCACTCAGGGAGCTCCTGCACTCCAGCAACGAGGGCATTG CCACCTACGCTGCCGCCGTTCTCTTCCGCATCTCCGAGGACAAGACTGCCGACTACAGGAAGCGTGTGTCAGTGGAGCTGACCCACTCACTCTTCAAGCACGACCCTGCTGCATAG
- the LOC116219024 gene encoding TOG array regulator of axonemal microtubules protein 1-like, with the protein MKVRGKRQARQSQKAKELPELAKLPPLPCPEQALLQAFRLLSVDDWEKKIEGLTSIRSLSQHHAELLLPRLHDLCLAVTQEVKNLRSMVSRTAIVTLAHLYAHLGRGMDAEVEGTTRALLQKAGEASGFIRDDVELALGYMVVNVTPSRSMNALINTGVRHRNTAARKSTAQQLGRLAEVMGSSHLLSGKKDLTERFIHAICCLAVDCALEVRTHAHNTLAFLASHPNLIKMVERFVPQRDHITIKNIINKGQCRNFN; encoded by the exons ATGAAAGTGAGAGGGAAGAGGCAGGCGAGGCAGAGCCAGAAGGCCAAGGAGCTCCCAGAGCTGGCCAAACTGccccccctgccctgcccagaGCAGGCCCTCCTGCAGGCCTTCAGGTTGCTCAGCGTCGATGACTG GGAGAAGAAGATCGAGGGCCTGACCTCCATCAGGTCTCTGTCTCAGCACCAtgctgagctgctgctgcccaGACTGCATGACCTGTGTCTGGCTGTCACTCAAGAG GTAAAGAACCTGCGCTCCATGGTGTCCCGCACTGCCATAGTGACCCTGGCCCACCTGTACGCTCATCTGGGGCGGGGCATGGATGCGGAGGTAGAGGGCACCACCCGGGCGCTGCTGCAGAAGGCAGGAGAGGCCAGCGGCTTCATCAGGGATGATGTGGAGCTGGCGCTGGGGTACATGGTGGTCAATGTAACGCCCTCACGCAGCATGAACGCTCTCATCAACACAGGAGTCAG GCACCGTAATACAGCCGCGAGGAAGAGCACTGCTCAGCAACTGGGGAGACTGGCGGAGGTCATGGGGTCGTCACACCTCCTGTCTGGGAAAAAGGACCTGACAGAACGCTTCATCCATGCCATCTGCTGCCTGGCTGTTGACTGTGCACTGGAAGTCAG GACCCATGCCCATAACACTCTGGCCTTTCTGGCCTCCCACCCCAACCTCATCAAGATGGTGGAGAGGTTTGTCCCACAGAGAGACCACATCACCATCAAGAACATTATTAACAAAGGCCAGTGCAG aaaTTTTAATTGA